The following coding sequences lie in one Camelus bactrianus isolate YW-2024 breed Bactrian camel chromosome 8, ASM4877302v1, whole genome shotgun sequence genomic window:
- the LOC105077450 gene encoding UL16-binding protein 1 gives MVRTSGSKTSFRFLRLLLSVYMVYSAPHSLSYNFTISPNPRPGQPWCVVQCQVDKEYFLSYDCGAAKIQSMSLLGEKVKGTKDWEGQMETLRDAGNVLKEQLPDIVPEEHTLRDLLTLQGMMTCHKKANGDRGASWYFGFHGQMSLTFDPENETLTLVHPEGRRMKEKWEHNRDVTKFFRKTSMGDCRAWLDRFLEHWKEILKTTASPTTATHTTRSRAIAVMPTACLLFVVFTYGVFTYGILC, from the exons ATGGTGCGGACCAGTGGCTCCAAGACCAGTTTTCGCTTCCTGCGTCTACTACTCTCAGTTTACATGGTGTACAGCG CTCCTCACTCTCTTTCCTATAACTTCACCATCAGTCCTAATCCCAGACCGGGACAGCCATGGTGTGTGGTTCAATGCCAGGTGGACAAAGAGTATTTTCTCTCCTATGACTGTGGCGCTGCTAAGATCCAATCCATGAGTCTCCTGGGAGAGAAAGTAAAAGGCACAAAAGATTGGGAAGGACAGATGGAAACACTCAGAGATGCTGGGAACGTGCTCAAAGAGCAATTGCCTGACATTGTGCCGGAGGAACACACTCTCAGGG ATCTTCTTACCCTGCAGGGTATGATGACATGTCACAAGAAAGCTAATGGAGACAGGGGTGCATCCTGGTACTTTGGCTTCCATGGCCAGATGTCTCTCACCTTTGATCCGGAAAATGAAACCTTGACATTGGTTCATCCTGAAGGCAGAAGGATGAAAGAGAAGTGGGAGCACAACAGGGATGTGACCAAGTTCTTCAGGAAGACCTCCATGGGCGATTGCAGGGCCTGGCTTGATCGTTTCTTGGAGCACTGGAAAGAGATACTGAAAACAACAG cATCACCAACCACGGCCACCCACACAACCCGGTCCAGGGCCATAGCCGTCATGCCCACGGCCTGCCTCCTCTTCGTGGTCTTCACCTATGGGGTCTTCACCTATGGCATCCTATGCTGA